TTTCAACGCCACTTAGGATATACTCAAGATAATTATGAGCCACTTCTACAACAAATCGCTAACAAATCCCTTGAAGCAAAAGCTGTTTATCAAAGTACAGATCGACATGACAAACGCTATCAAGTTGACCTAGAAATTACAGGAATTGAACCAGGGCAACAAGAAATAGTGAGGACTGGATGGATTGTTGATCCTGATAGTGATACAGCTAAATTAGTAACTTTATATGTGAGAAAAAGACCATGATTAAACCAGAATTATTTGACCTTGTGGAATTATTAGTTGACTTGCCTGAACATAACTTAATAATGGGAGAACAAGGGACAATTGTTGAAGACTACAATGATGGTTGTTACGAAATTGAATTTAGTAATGATCTAGGGGAAACTATAGCCCTTTGTTCTCTCCCAATGCAGCAATTTATTGTTATCTGGAAAGCTCAGAACAAAACTTGGTTATCTTTAACAGAAAAGCTAACAGCTTTAATCGATAAATTACCCAAAGAAAAGCAACAAAAAGTTTTAGATTTCACCCGCTCTTTGTATCAATAAAATCGGAAAAAATAGGCTATTCCAGAATTGTTATGCAAATAATTAACTTAAAATAAAAGCTAAAATTCATATAGGGAAGGACTTAAGGCACAAACAAGTTAAGGCCACAAAGATAGACAATAGAGTTAAGATTTGATATAATCGCCAAAAACGAGAGTATTTTACCTATGATAGTTGATAAATTTTTGAACCTAAAAGGAACCTCTATTCAAGGCTATCGACACCTAGAAAATATCGGTATATTTTGACGAATTGAATCAAAAAATAAAAAAGCAACGGCTCGACTGAGCGTTCGACTGAGCTCACGCCGAAGTCTCGCCGAACGTCCTGTCCTCGTTGTGGGTTAGAGAGCGATAAACTACACCAAAATCATCGACATTTAGTCAAAGATTTACCGCTCTCAGGCTAACCAGTGTACCTACAAGTTAATCGTCGTCAATTTAAGTACGTTAATTGTCAGAAACCCTTTAGCAAAGAGTTAGATTTTGTCGCCAATGTCATCTAACCTGCTGCCTTTCGCTAACCATGAAAGTAAGCGAATTGCTTCTAGTGCATTACTTTTTCCTGACGCATTAGCACCGATTAAAAAGGTGATGGGTGCTAGAGACAAGGTTGCCTCCTGATAGCTTTTGAAATTCCGAAGAGTCACCGATGTTAACATACTTTTCACCCATTAAATCTTGACTGGTAGTGATTTTATTGTAGTGGTGATAGCTCATCTTAATAGTGAGGTAAGCTGTTGACTATCTAAATTACTCGTTAAGATTGGATGGGAGAAGGGTGAAGGAGTTCGAGCATTTGTGGTAAAACTCGCAATACGCAGTTAAATGCAGTACAGCTTACGACTGCTTATTATACTAAATCTGGTTATTAAAGACTGATTATTTATTCCCCTTTTTGCATGAGTGCATGAGTAGAAAACGGGTTTCTCCGAGAAACCCGTTTTCTATCAAAAAAAAGGGAGGTTTAAGAACCCCCCTCAACAGTTAATAATTAGATGACAACCAAATTAGTAGCGGCCGGCATTGGGTTTATGAACAATAAAGCTCATGGTTTGACATTGTTTGATGTTGTCAAAAGCGATAACGCGGATGTAGCAATCAGAATATTCAGTGCGGCACTCGCGAACTTCATTAAGAACTTCTTGGGGGCCAGAAACAGAGAATAAAGGCAGTTTCCACATCGTCCAATGATAATCTGCGGGTTTGGGATCTTTTTCAAATTCCACAGCAGGAATATAACCCTGATCGATCATGTATTGAATTTGTTTAGCAATTTGTTGATCGGTGAGGGGGGGCAAGTAGGAAAGAGTTTCGTAACGCTTCTCTTTAGGTAAAGTTTTCATGGGTTTCTTGATTCCTTATGGGTTGGGTAGATCATCAACATCGAGATTTAATTCCGATGTCTCTGGTTGACTTATAGCAGTACGGGTGAGACGTTCCAAAAGTTGCCGACGATGTTCGGTATTGTCATTAATAATTCCCGTTTTTACCATCTCTGGCAAGAACTCTAAAACCTGTTCGGCTAGATGTTCTCTTACCGTCATGATCCGCAAAACTAACTCTTTATTCTCAGTCATTAACCCCGCAATATAGGCCTCGCCATCCTGAATGGAATGGCTAGAAGTATAGTGACTCAGCCAAATAGCCAAAGTGGGATTAGTTTCTGACAATTGATCGATAATCGTGCGAACCGCTTGGTAAGTTAGGTAACTTTGTAAGACTTTCGCGGTATCTTGAACAACTTTTTTCGGATACATTTTATACAGTTTTCAGTTATTGGCTAGACAGTTATCAGTGTTGAAATTCTAGCGACTGCTTGCCGATTTTGGGCAAGTCCCCAGCATTATTTTGCACCGATAACTGCTAACAACCTTCTGAAGGGCTGTATTAGAGGGTATCCATAGCCTCGAACTCGAATTTGATTTCTTTCCAGAGTTCGCAAGCGGCAGCCAGTTCAGGACTCCAACGGCAAGCTTCCCGGATAACGTCGTTACCTTCGCGGGCTAAGGAGCGTCCTTCGTTACGAGCTTGGATACAAGCTTCCAGAGCCACACGGTTAGCGGTGGCACCCGGTGCGTTACCCCAGGGGTGGCCGAGGGTTCCACCACCGAACTGTAAGCAGGAATCGTCACCGAAGATTTCCACCAGCGCCGGCATATGCCAAACGTGGATACCACCGGAAGCAACCGGCATTACCCCGGGTAAGGAGGCGTAGTCTTGGGTGAAGAAAATACCACGAGCGCGATCTTCTTCTACATAGTCTTCACGCATCAGGTCAACAAAACCCATCGTGATGCCGCGTTCACCTTCGAGTTTACCGACAACGGTTCCCGAGTGCAGGTGATCACCACCGGACAGACGTAAGCACTTAGCTAAAACGCGGAAGTGGATACCATGATTTTTCTGACGGTCGATAACCGCGTGCATTGCCCGGTGAATGTGGAGCAGTAACCCTTTGTCGCGGCAGAATTTAGCCAGGGTGGTGTTAGCGGTGAAACCACCGGTGAGGTAGTCGTGCATGATGATCGGGGTTTTGATTTCGGCAGCGAATTCAGCCCGTTGCATCATCTGCTCGCAGGTAGGAGCGGTTACGTTGAGGTAATGTCCTTTAACTTCGTTGGTTTCTGCTTGGGATTTAGCGATCGCCTCTTGGACAAAGAGGAAACGATCGCGCCAACGCATGAAGGGTTGAGAGTTAATATTTTCGTCATCTTTGGTGAAGTCTAAACCACCGCGGAGACATTCATAAACGGCACGACCGTAGTTTTTAGCGGAAAGGCCGAGTTTGGGTTTGATGGTGCAACCGAGTAAGGGGCGACCGTATTTGTTTAATTTGTCCCGTTCAACGGTGATACCGTGGGGAGGACCTTGGAAGGTTTTGATTAAAGCGACGGGGAAACGGATATCTTCTAAACGGAGACCGCGTAGAGCTTTGAAACCGAAAACGTTACCAACGATCGAGGTGAGGATGTTGGTGACGGAACCTTCTTCAAATAGATCTAAAGGATAGGCAACGAAACAGAAGAACTGGTTATCTTCGTTGGGTACGGGTTCGATATCATAACAACGACCTTTATAGCGATCGAGGTCGGTTAAGTTATCGGTCCAAACGGTGGTCCAGGTACCTGTGGAAGATTCCGCCGCTACTGCCGCACCTGCTTCTTCCGGAGGAACTCCTGGTTGGGGTGTTACCCGGAAGCAAGCTAGTAGATCGGTATCTTTGGGGGTGTAGTCGGGGGTGTAGTAGGTCAGGCGGTAGTCTTTTACGCCGGCCTGGAAACCTTTGGATTTGGCTTGCACCATTGGGATTATTCCTCCATAAACTGCATGATTAGTCGCACCTGTAAAATCTCGCCGTCAACCGACATAGATTTTTCTTAAGCTCCTGTCCCCTGCTGCTAGGAGCGAAGTTAGGGAGCAATTTTCACTAATGTTTTTTTCAACTGATCATCTTAACACGAACTTTATCCTATTCTGATCATTTTTTTTCTCTATCCCTAAAATTTTGATTGTTTTTTTTTCTCGGGGGGATTAGTTTCTTTAATCTGTCGTCATCTAACTTTGACAATCTCTACAAAAACACAAAAAAATCAACAAAAATTTACCTGATTGACACGCAGAAACTTCTGCTCATCAGGCTTTGAGCGATTAAAACTACCCTTTAATTGAGGAAGATTATCAATAATTACAACCTCAAAAAATGTCGGCAATCGCTAAATATTAACAGGATTTCTAAGCAATTATACTTAGTACCTAGAGGACAGTTAGACAGCCGTGAACTCTAGATAAATTAGGTGTAATTACTTAGTAATTATTGT
This portion of the Microcystis aeruginosa NIES-2549 genome encodes:
- a CDS encoding DUF6883 domain-containing protein, which gives rise to MKLKDIVNKVKIDSRKLTQYALNLDNPKGLNKAIMFQRHLGYTQDNYEPLLQQIANKSLEAKAVYQSTDRHDKRYQVDLEITGIEPGQQEIVRTGWIVDPDSDTAKLVTLYVRKRP
- a CDS encoding DUF4926 domain-containing protein, yielding MIKPELFDLVELLVDLPEHNLIMGEQGTIVEDYNDGCYEIEFSNDLGETIALCSLPMQQFIVIWKAQNKTWLSLTEKLTALIDKLPKEKQQKVLDFTRSLYQ
- a CDS encoding AAA family ATPase, with translation MLTSVTLRNFKSYQEATLSLAPITFLIGANASGKSNALEAIRLLSWLAKGSRLDDIGDKI
- a CDS encoding ribulose bisphosphate carboxylase small subunit, which produces MKTLPKEKRYETLSYLPPLTDQQIAKQIQYMIDQGYIPAVEFEKDPKPADYHWTMWKLPLFSVSGPQEVLNEVRECRTEYSDCYIRVIAFDNIKQCQTMSFIVHKPNAGRY
- the rcbX gene encoding RuBisCO chaperone RbcX produces the protein MYPKKVVQDTAKVLQSYLTYQAVRTIIDQLSETNPTLAIWLSHYTSSHSIQDGEAYIAGLMTENKELVLRIMTVREHLAEQVLEFLPEMVKTGIINDNTEHRRQLLERLTRTAISQPETSELNLDVDDLPNP
- a CDS encoding form I ribulose bisphosphate carboxylase large subunit, producing MVQAKSKGFQAGVKDYRLTYYTPDYTPKDTDLLACFRVTPQPGVPPEEAGAAVAAESSTGTWTTVWTDNLTDLDRYKGRCYDIEPVPNEDNQFFCFVAYPLDLFEEGSVTNILTSIVGNVFGFKALRGLRLEDIRFPVALIKTFQGPPHGITVERDKLNKYGRPLLGCTIKPKLGLSAKNYGRAVYECLRGGLDFTKDDENINSQPFMRWRDRFLFVQEAIAKSQAETNEVKGHYLNVTAPTCEQMMQRAEFAAEIKTPIIMHDYLTGGFTANTTLAKFCRDKGLLLHIHRAMHAVIDRQKNHGIHFRVLAKCLRLSGGDHLHSGTVVGKLEGERGITMGFVDLMREDYVEEDRARGIFFTQDYASLPGVMPVASGGIHVWHMPALVEIFGDDSCLQFGGGTLGHPWGNAPGATANRVALEACIQARNEGRSLAREGNDVIREACRWSPELAAACELWKEIKFEFEAMDTL